One window of the Anguilla rostrata isolate EN2019 chromosome 13, ASM1855537v3, whole genome shotgun sequence genome contains the following:
- the LOC135237129 gene encoding myosin-7-like → MKNSYEEALDQLETLKRENKNLQQEISDLTEQIGETGKTVHELEKAKKTVETEKAEIQAALEEAEGTLEHEESKILRVQLELSQVKGEIDRKLAEKDEETEQIKRNSQRVVESMQSTLDAEVRSRNDALRVKKKMEGDLNEMEIQLSHANRQAAEAQKQLRNVQGQLKDAQLHLDDAVRGQEDLKEQAAMVERRNTLMLAEIEELRAALEQTERGRKVAEQELVDASERVGLLHSQNTSLLNTKKKLEADFLQIQSEVDDTVQEARNAEEKAKKAITDAAMMAEELKKEQDTSAHLERMKKNLEVTVKDLQHRLDEAESLAMKGGKKQLQKLEARVRELEGEVEAEQKRGADSVKGVRKYERKVKELTYQTEEDKKNVHRLQDLVDKLQLKVKAYKRQAEEAEEQANTHLSRFRKVQHELEEAQERADIAESQVNKLRAKTRDAGKGNEVAE, encoded by the exons ATGAAGAACTCATATGAAGAAGCTCTGGACCAACTGGAGACAttgaagagagagaacaagaaccTGCAGC AGGAGATTTCTGACCTAACCGAACAGATCGGAGAGACTGGAAAGACCGTTCATGAGCTGGAGAAGGCAAAGAAGACTGTGGAGACTGAGAAAGCAGAAATCCAGGCTGCCCTTGAAGAAGCAGAG GGAACTCTGGAGCATGAAGAGTCCAAGATCCTCCGGGTCCAGCTTGAGCTCAGTCAGGTCAAGGGTGAAATTGACAGGAAGCTGGCAGAGAAAGATGAGGAGACAGAGCAGATCAAGAGAAACAGCCAGAGGGTGGTCGAGTCCATGCAGTCCACACTTGATGCTGAGGTGAGAAGCAGGAACGATGCTCTGAGAGTCAAGAAGAAGATGGAGGGAGACCTCAATGAGATGGAGATTCAGCTAAGCCATGCCAACCGCCAGGCAGCTGAAGCTCAGAAGCAACTGAGGAATGTCCAAGGACAGCTCAAG GATGCCCAATTGCACCTTGATGATGCGGTCAGAGGTCAGGAGGACCTGAAGGAGCAGGCTGCCATGGTGGAGCGCAGGAACACACTGATGCTGGCTGAGATTGAGGAGCTCagggctgctctggagcagacagagagaggccgCAAAGTGGCAGAGCAGGAGCTGGTGGATGCCAGTGAGCGCGTGGGTCTGCTGCACTCCCAG AATACCAGCCTTTTGAACACCAAGAAGAAACTGGAAGCTGATTTTCTTCAGATTCAAAGTGAAGTGGATGACACTGTCCAGGAAGCAAGAAATGCTGAGGAGAAAGCCAAGAAGGCCATCACAGAT GCTGCCATGATGGCAGAAGAGCTGAAGAAGGAGCAGGACACCAGCGCTCATCTGGAGAGGATGAAGAAGAACCTGGAGGTTACAGTCAAGGACCTGCAGCACCGTCTGGATGAGGCTGAGAGTCTGGCCATGAAGGGCGGAAAGAAACAGCTCCAGAAACTGGAAGCAAGG GTACGTGAGCTGGAAGGTGAAGTTGAGGCTGAACAGAAACGTGGAGCCGATTCGGTCAAAGGTGTCCGTAAATATGAGAGGAAAGTCAAGGAGCTCACCTACCAG ACTGAAGAGGACAAGAAGAATGTCCACAGACTGCAGGACCTGGTGGACAAGCTGCAGCTGAAAGTGAAGGCCTACAAGAGGCAGGCTGAGGAAGCT GAGGAACAAGCCAACACTCACCTGTCCAGGTTCAGAAAGGTGCAGCATGAGCTGGAGGAAGCTCAGGAGCGTGCCGACATCGCTGAGTCCCAGGTCAACAAGCTGAGAGCCAAGACCCGTGATGCTGGCAAG gggaATGAAGTCGCAGAATGA